The nucleotide window TCGATAGTAAGTAGTGCATCACTGCTTGAAAATGATGATACTTCTTTATTTGCTGAGCCAAAAGGCCACCATGCACAACCAGGAATAGTCAGTGCTGCTACGACGATGAATGCAGAAATTGCGAGATGTTTATTTTGAAACTTCATGAATTAGATCCTTTAGGATATTAAGATGAAAATACTACTTCTTAATAAAGGATTATAACAAGATTACCCAAAGTTGCAAAAATCATTTTTCACCGATTACGCCATTATTTTTTAGCAGGACAGCCACAAGAAGCTCCTGAACATATTGTGCCATCAGGCATTGTAGCTCCACAAAAAACAGCTGTAGCCATATTTTTAACGCCCTTTAAATTTGCCCCTGTAAGATCTGCTCCTGCAAAATTAGCAAACATGATATCGGTTCCTGCAAAATTAGCACCTTGCAAAATAGCTCCTGCAAAATTAGTAGAAACTAACAGCGCGTTTGAAAAATTAGCTTTAGTCAAATCAGTCTGTTGTCCAATTGTATGAGTTAAAAAAGGACTGCTTGCAGGTTTCGTGGGAGTGTTAAAAGCAGCTCCAGAAAGTTGCGCATTGCTTAGATTAATTCCTTTTAATGAAAGATGTGCATTACTTGCGTCAAACCCGCCAGATCCTCGAAAGTCAGCGCCTGAAACATTAATTTTTTTAACTCCTTGAGCTATTTGCTGTTTCAACACTTTAATTTGATAAGGATTATACGCTTCAACATTAAACACAGTAAGCATGGCAAAAATACAGATTAATAATTTCATAAAAGTTCCTTTTTTATTAAGTGTTATAAAAAAATAGCATGATGAATTTTTTTTCATCATGCTATTTTTTTTACTTTCTATGCAAGATTTACAAGCGAAGGCTTTACAAGCGAAGGCTTTATAGCCCGCAACATTTTTTAAACTTTTTGCCAGAGCCACATGAGCAAGGTTCATTTCTGCCAACCTTATCCTCATCACGCTTAGCAACTTCTTGTTGTTTATCAGATTTTTCATTATCGCCAGAAATCATTTTCATTTCATCCAGCTCTCTTTCTCGGCGTTCAATCAATTTACGCTTATCAAACATTTCCGGTTTGATATGGAATATATGGCGTACAATATCAGCTTGAACATCGCGCATCATTTCTTCAAACATGCTGAATGCTTCTTTTTTATATTCAATCAATGGATTTTTTTGAGCGTTTCCACGAAGACCAATGCCTTCTTTGAGATGATCAATGTTAATCATATGCTGCTTCCAAGCTTGATCTATAGTTTCAAGCATGATCCATTTTTCGGCATCTTGAATATCTTCTGCGCCAATTTGGTGACGGAATTCGTCATATTTTAAAAGTACAAAGTTAACAAGATCACGCTCAAAGTCATCAGTATTTGTCATTGAAAACTTTTCTTTTTTAAGCATGTCTAAAGGAAGTCCGATACTAAGTGATAACTGCTCAAGAATATAGTCTGCTTGAGATTGAGTTATTGATCTAGCTGGGCAATGCACAGCAATAAGATCGCTGATTGTTGCATTGATAAAATCTCGAACAACTTCATAAATATTATCAGAATCTTTAAGCACATCTTGGCGCAATGAATAGATAACGTTTCTGTGTTGGTTTAATACGTCATCATATTCAATTAAATGTTTGCGAGTCTCAAAGTTATGTTTTTCAACTTTCTCTTGAGAGTTTTCAATTAATTTTGAAACGGTTTTCGATTCAATTTGCTCATCTTCTTTCATACCAAATTTTTGCATGTAATGTTTCATAGAATCACCAGCAAAAATCCTGATCAGCTCATCTTCTAAAGATATATAAAATCTAGATTCACCAGCATCACCTTGTCGACCAGAACGTCCACGCAACTGATTATCGATACGACGACTTTCGTGTCGCTCAGTCCCAAGCACATACAGTCCACCTGCAAGTAAAGAATCTGGATGTAGTTTAATATCGGTACCACGACCAGCCATGTTTGTTGCAATGGTCACATGACCTGGCTGTCCAGCACTCACAATAATTTCAGCTTCTCGAGCATGTTGTTTTGCGTTCAAAACATCATGAGGAATGCCTTCTTTTCTTAAAACATCACTTAATCTTTCTGATTTTTCAACTGCAATAGTACCAACCAAAACTGGCTGTCCTTTTTCATGACGCTCTTTAACATCTTGCACGATAGCTGCAAATTTTGCTTGTTCTGTTAAAAAAATCAGATCGTTTTTATCATCACGAACCATAACTCTATTGGTTGGAATCGCAACGACTTCAAGCTTATAAATTTTAGACAGCTCTTCAGCTTCAGTCATTGCTGTTCCGGTCATACCTGATAATTTTTTATAGATTCTAAAAAAGTTTTGTAATGTAATAGATGCAAGCGTTTGTGTTTCTTTTTCAATTTTAACGCCTTCTTTTGCTTCAATTGCTTGATGCAAACCATCACTGTAACGACGACCAGAAAGAATTCGACCAGTAAATTCGTCAACGATTAAAACTTCTCCATCCCTGACCACATATTCAACATCAAGTCTAAATAAAATATTAGCTTTTAGCGCCTGAATAATGTGATGAAGAATGTTAATGTTTTCAACTGCATATAAATTACTTATATTCAGCCGAGCTTCAACTTTGTCATGACCTTCTTCAGTCAATTGAATGTTGCGAGCTTTTTCATCAACTTCAAAATCGGTTCCACGAATTAAATTATGAACAACTTTTTGCGCAACTTCATATAAGTTTGAAGACCTTTCTGCCGCACCAGAAATAATAAGCGGTGTTCGAGCTTCGTCAATTAAAATCGAGTCACACTCATCAATAATTGCATAGTATAATTCGCGCTGCACATAATCTTCTTGGCGGAATTTCATGTTGTCTCGCAAATAATCAAAACCAAGTTCATTGTTCGTCACGTACAACACATCACAATCATATTGAACTTTTCTTTCATGATCATGCATGTCATTGGTAATGACACCAACGGTCAATCCTAAAAATTCATACATAGGTCTGTTCCACTCAGAGTCACGTTGTGCCAAGTAATCGTTCACGGTTACTAAATGTGCACCCTTGCCAGCAAGCGCATTAAGATATAATGCCAGAGTCGCTGTTAACGTTTTTCCTTCACCTGTTTTCATTTCTGCTACTTTGCCCTGATGCAATGCTATCGCACCCATCAGCTGTACATCAAACGGTCTCATGCCAAGCGTACGCTTTGATGCTTCCCGAGCAACAGCAAAAGCTTCTGGTAAAATTTCATCTAAATGTGTGCCTTGCGAAATTCTCTTACGAAATTCATTTGATTTAGCTTTTATCTCGTCATCAGATAAATTTACAATTGATGACTCTAAAGCGTTAATTTGATCAACTATCACTTGTAATTTTTGGACAGCTCGTTGATTTGCGCTTCCAAAAATTTTAGCCAGAAAATTTGTAATCATAAAGTACCCTTAAAAATCAGTTTCATATTATCGTAATGCTACAACTGTTACTTGACGCCCGGCAAGCTCTCTATCTCGTCTAAATGAGCAGAACCGAACATTGCATATACTGCATAGCCCAGCATCAGTGTATACGTTCTCAGGACGTATGCCAAATTTTTTCAATCCTTCTCGCAGCAGTAAACCATTATCGAAATAAAAAGTATTCTGTTTTTTTATAAAAGCTTTCTGTCCATAATCAAGTTTTTTAAAATGCTGCAAAAATTCTTCTGTAATATTATAACAACAAGCTTGTGCGCTCGGTCCAAAAAAACATTGGATGTCAGGTAGCCTTGCTCCGTATCTTTCTTGCATTGCCGCAAGAGCGTTTTGCACCACGCCAGCAGCAGAACCTCTCCATCCTGCATGAACTACACCAATTGTTTGAGTTATGGGATCATGCAAAATTATTGGTACACAATCAGCTGTTAAAACAACAAGAGCGCAATCTTTTTTCTGCGTTAATAAAAAATCACCTTGATACTCAAACCAGCTTTCAGATTTTTGCATAGTAATATCTTCAACCATTATTCCTTGAGCTGAGTGTGTCTGATCTAAAACAATGAAGTTATTAATGCCAAAACCATTAACAAGTGTTTTTAAAGGTAAAGAAAATCGTGATTCTTTGATTTCTTTGATAGAAAGTTCATGCTGCTTGTCGCCAAAAAACATGAACAAAGAATCACGATTTATTTTTTCCATGTAAAAAGTAGTGCCTTATAAAGTTAATGCCTTATTTTGAGTCAATGCCCTGCTGTTGTCTTAAATAAGCAGGAACCTCAAAAGAATCATCCTGAGATTTATTACTGTCTTCTGCCATAATTCTAGCAAGTTGTGGCTCTGTAAACAAACGTTTTTCTTCTTGCGGCAGTTGAGCAACAGAAGCGACAACCTTTTCAGCTTGTGCTTGAATTCCTGCCGGGGAAAAACCTGTAGCAATAACAGAGACAACCACTTCATCGCCCATAGTAGGATCGATTACTGAACCTAAAATAATATGTGCATCTTTGTTTGATTCATCATAAATCACATTTGCAGCATCATTAATTTCATGCAGTGACAAATTTGGACCACCACAAATATTAAGAAGTACACCGCGTGCACTTTTGATATCCATGTTTTCAAGCAACTGAGAAGAGATCGCTTTTTTTGCAGCTTCAACTGCTCGATTTTCACCTGAGGCGCTACCAGTTCCCATCATTGCAAGTCCCATGCCTTTCATGATCGCACGCAAATCTGCAAAGTCTACATTGATATGACCAGAGCGAGAAATAATTGAAGAAACGCTTTTTACTGATTGCATCAATAATTGATTAATCATTTCAAAAGATTCAATCATCGAAGTTGAACGATCAACAAGATTCAATAATTTTTCATTAGGAACTACGATCAAAGTATCAACTTCTTTTTTTAACGTCTCAAGAGCTTCTTGAGCAATATTCATGCGACGTCGTCCTTCAAAAACAAAGGGCTTTGTAACTACAGCAATAGTTAAAATGCCACGATCTTTAAGAGCTTTTGCTACAACAGGAGCTCCTCCTGATCCAGTTCCGCCACCCATACCTGCAACGATAAAAACGATATCAGCATCACCGAGCTGCTCCATGATCTGTTCGAGATCTTCTTCTGTAGCACGACGACCAACTTCTGGATTTGCTCCACAACCAAGTCCTTTAGTTGCTTTAACACCTAGCTGAATTTTACAGTCTGCTTTTGATTGACGCAACGCTTGCATGTCTGAGTTAGCTGCAACATAACCACTAACTCCTTCTAAACCAAAATCTTTCATGCTGTTAATTGTGTTGCCTCCGGCACCACCAATTCCTAAGATTTTAATTTTTACAAAAGAGTCATCATGCTCATTATCATGTAGCGTATCGAACTTTATCATTACCACTCCTTAAAAAGGTTTAAAAAAACTTATCTACCCAAGATCTCATTTTTGTAAAAACACGTTGCGCCATAGGTCCTTCCATCTGGTTTACGCCCACTTGTTTATCTTTTCGTAAGGCATATTTTAAAAGACCATAACCTGTCGCATGTGTCGGATTATTTAAAATTTCTGAAAAACCACAATCAACTCTTGGTCTTCCAATTCGTACAGGCATTCCCAACATTTTTTTTGCAAGCTCATCAATTCCTACCAAAAGTGAGCCACCTCCAGTAATAACTAAACCAGCTGTCATCATAGATGCAAGAGATGATCGTTTTATGTCATCTTGTAGCAGCATGAACAGCTCTAAAGCTCGTGCATGCAAAATATATCCTGCTTGTTGTTTGCTCACTTTATGAACCGAGTTACCTTGCACCGATTCAATTTCAAGTTCTTCATCGTGCTCTTGAAGCATATAACCCACAAATCCATGTTCACGTTTAAAGCGTTCAGCGTCATGCAGCGTTGCTCTCAGTCCAACTGCTAAATCTTTGGTGAAATAATTTCCCGCAAGTGGAAATACTTTGGTGTATCGAATGCTGCTTTGTTGATAAATTGCAAAATCAGATGTTCCACCACCAATGTCAAGAACGCCGACACCCAAAGATCGTTCATCAGGACTTAAAACGCCTTCCGCTGATGCTAGTTGTTCTAAAACAATATCCTTAACAGTAACACCTGCAAGCTCGCAACACTTCATTAAGTTTTGAATGGAAAAAACAGCTCCAGTAATAACATGAACCACAGCTTCCAGCCTGACTCCATGAAGACCAAGCGGATTAACCACACGATCTTTTCCATCAACCATAAAATATTGCGGTAATGCATGAAGTATTTTTTGCCCCTCTTCAATAGGTACCGCCTGCGCAACGGTCAAAACAGCTTGAATATCTGAAGGAAGTACTTGTGAACGTTTAATAGGCACAGCGCCATGAGTGTTAAAAGAATGAATATGGCTACCAGAAATTCCTACGTAAGCTTCTGAAATTGAGCAGCCAGCCATAAGCTCAGCTTCTTTTACAGCGCGCTTAATGGATTGAACAGTTCGAGCAACGTCAACAACAACACCTTTATCAAGACCGTCGGATGGCGATTTGCCAATGCCGAGTATCTCAACAGTGTCATCACTTGTTTTTTGCGCAATAAGAACAGAAATTTTAGTTGTTCCCACATCTATTGAAGTAATTAAAGAATGAAAAACTTTTGCCATAATATTTCCCCTACCTGACAATAATTTGATTATTAAATCTTAAATCATACGTAATACTCTTTTTTTTATTTTTAGAAGCAACAGGATCTTGAATCGATCTGCATAGCTCAATATCTTTTTCCTGCGGGACTTGAGTAACGGCAACTAAAAAACTTTCCCCTTGTTTATTTTTTTCATGCAAAACAATTTCGCTGTCGCTCAGCCAGTTAGTTTCAAAATTTGCTTTAATTGCTGCTGGAAGTTTTTCAAAAAATCGAACCATGCCTGGTATGTTTTGCTCGCCGTCAGCTGTTACCCTGGTCAACCCATCAACAATGTCACTGCTAAAATGATCTTTTTCGATGACGGCATCATTGTCGCAAACCACAGACTGCCCATTGAGTAAAAACATTGGCTTTTGGCCATCAAGCAAAAAACAAATTTTATCTGTTTTACACAAATGAACTTTCATAGAACTAATTTCTGGATATTGCTGACTAACTTTTGCAATGACAGCTTGTGGATCTTTTGATGCTCCATACGCTGCAGTAATCGTTGACGATATATTGGTTTGAAATGATTTCGACAATCCTTCATCCATTAAAAACACACACTGTTCTGGCAAGATTTGTTGTATGCCTGGAGTTCTTTTTTTAACTAAAAAAAATCCAATCACACATAGGATTGCTACTAAAATGTAAACCATCCACTTCATCACTTCCCCTTAACCCTAAATAACCGTGTATAGCTTTTATTGATTACTCCCTGTGTACCTCTTTTAAACTTTCAAAGTCAAGAATAAAACTAAAAAAGAAAGGCTCTCACGCACCGTAAGCGTAAGAGCCTTTACATATTCAAATATTTAACAATTAAACTTTGGTAATAACTTTATCAATGAAAGCTCCATGCTTCTTATCCATCCATGTTTCTAAAGCTTTGCGATACTGAGCCTTCATCGTTTTATATTCTTTACTTCCTTGATCAATGTTCATCATTTGACCTCTAAGCATATGAACATCAGAACTCATTCCTTCTTGAAGCGATTTGTCCACGTGCTGCATGAGATCTTCATTTTCATGAATAATTTTAATAGCCCCTTGAATCACAGAGCATGCATTATTGCATCCGCCTTCTTTTTCAACGGCCATTTCTAATAATTTCTTGAGTTCATTAAATGAAGTTGCACCTTGTCCATACACCACAAGCTTGAGCAAATCTTTCTGATTTGAAGATATCCACTGCTTTAAAAGCAATCTTCGCACCATTGAAATCTGAGAAGAACTAGTACCTCGAGCTAAAAAAATTTCAACTGGCATATCCAAGTCTATCATTTCATATGTACTCATTGGTGTTGGTTGCTCACCAGGAACTTCTTCAGCTTTAGTTTCAACCTGCTTTGGTTGCAGCTCTACAATTTCTTGTGGCACCCGCCAAAAAAATTTCCAAGTCAATAAACCAAAAATACAAGTCAACGAAAAACTTATAAAAAATAAAATTATCCAAGATCTTTTTTTCATATTTTCTCCATACAAAAAATAACCAAAAGCTACGCCGGGCAAGGGGTTATGAAATTTTATGAAATTGATTTCCCATTAAAAACATTAAAATTCCTGCAGCAACAGAAGCATTATATGAAATGTCTGCTCGACGCTGAGGCAAAAGAATACGAGTTCCGCTTTTTAAAACTTCTTTAGAAATCCCAGATTCTTCACTGCCAATAACAAGTGCTGCTGGTTGCTTATATTCAAGTGTTGCAGCATTTTCGCCTACACCAAGCGTTGCTAAATAAATCTCATAACCACGATTTTTCAGCTCTTGCATTACAAATCCCATTGATGGAGCAACAAAAATTCTTGCATGCTCTGACAAACCAGCTGAAGATTTAATTGCCGCAGCTGTCAAAGGAGCGCTGTTTTTACTACAAAGAACAATTCCGTCAACGCCTGTGCAATAAGCCGATCTCATAATTGCGCCTAAATTTCTAACGTCTTGAACACCATCAAGCACCACAATGAACGGATACTTTTTAGCTTCAAACATAGACTTTTCAAAAGGAAAAGGCGAAACAAAGAGTACAATACCTTGATGCTCAGTCGTTCCCGACATGTTATCAAGAACTTCACGCGCTACGTATTGAATTTGAATATGTTTTGGAAGAAGTGATTCGATGAGTCCCCATGATTTAACTTGAATTTTGGTCGTATAAACCATGCTTACTTTACGACGTTTTGCCTGTAAAACCTCAAGAGCAGCATGCACTCCGTAAACATAATCAGAATATTTTTCTGTAGATCTTTCAGTAGATTTTCCAGATTTATTTTTTTTCATAGGACTTTTTCCCCAAACAATACATAACGATATAGATAGGTTACCAAACCAACCCCTTTTTTTCTAGATTTAGATTGTATGATTGCGTCTTTTTTGTTTTACTACAATGAATTGTAACTGTTTCAACATCTATTTAAGGCTAAATAAAAACCATGAATCATACGACTTGGATAGAAATTAAAAAATCTGCTCTTGAGCACAATATTAATCAATATCGCCTTTGGCTTCCTAAGCAAACTGGGATCGCTCCTGTGGTCAAGGCAAACGCCTACGGACATGGACTGAAAGAAGTAAGTCTGATTCATGAACAAAGTTCACACGTTACTAGACTGTGCGTTGCAAACACGCAGGAAGGCGTGGAGCTACGACAACATGGAGTCACTAAACCAATTTTAGTTCTTGGTTTTATCAACACATCACTGCAAGATATTGCAGAGCACAGCCTTGATATGGTCGTCTCAGACGTGCAAACCATTAAAGCCTTAAACAAGCTCGGTGAAAAGAATAGTAAAAAAATTAACATTCATTTAAAAATTGATACAGGCCTGTCTCGACTTGGTATCATGCCAGAAGAATTTGAAACCTACATGAACTTAATCAAATCATCTAGTCACGTTTTTCTGCAAGGAATCTGCTCTCATTTAATTGAAGCTTGCAATCAAGATTCAGTACATGAGCAAGAAGAATTACTTCGTCCATTAACGCAAGAAGATGTTCAAATTCACACCATCAATTCTCATGGTAGCCTTGTGAGCAAATATAAATACTCTTTTGCGCGCATTGGAGCTGGACTCTATGGATATTTACCTGAAGCTGATCCAATCAAGCAACAACAGCTTCAACCAATTTTATCTTTAAAAACTCGCGTTATCGGACTCAAAACAATTC belongs to Candidatus Babeliales bacterium and includes:
- a CDS encoding pentapeptide repeat-containing protein, giving the protein MKLLICIFAMLTVFNVEAYNPYQIKVLKQQIAQGVKKINVSGADFRGSGGFDASNAHLSLKGINLSNAQLSGAAFNTPTKPASSPFLTHTIGQQTDLTKANFSNALLVSTNFAGAILQGANFAGTDIMFANFAGADLTGANLKGVKNMATAVFCGATMPDGTICSGASCGCPAKK
- the secA gene encoding preprotein translocase subunit SecA, with the protein product MITNFLAKIFGSANQRAVQKLQVIVDQINALESSIVNLSDDEIKAKSNEFRKRISQGTHLDEILPEAFAVAREASKRTLGMRPFDVQLMGAIALHQGKVAEMKTGEGKTLTATLALYLNALAGKGAHLVTVNDYLAQRDSEWNRPMYEFLGLTVGVITNDMHDHERKVQYDCDVLYVTNNELGFDYLRDNMKFRQEDYVQRELYYAIIDECDSILIDEARTPLIISGAAERSSNLYEVAQKVVHNLIRGTDFEVDEKARNIQLTEEGHDKVEARLNISNLYAVENINILHHIIQALKANILFRLDVEYVVRDGEVLIVDEFTGRILSGRRYSDGLHQAIEAKEGVKIEKETQTLASITLQNFFRIYKKLSGMTGTAMTEAEELSKIYKLEVVAIPTNRVMVRDDKNDLIFLTEQAKFAAIVQDVKERHEKGQPVLVGTIAVEKSERLSDVLRKEGIPHDVLNAKQHAREAEIIVSAGQPGHVTIATNMAGRGTDIKLHPDSLLAGGLYVLGTERHESRRIDNQLRGRSGRQGDAGESRFYISLEDELIRIFAGDSMKHYMQKFGMKEDEQIESKTVSKLIENSQEKVEKHNFETRKHLIEYDDVLNQHRNVIYSLRQDVLKDSDNIYEVVRDFINATISDLIAVHCPARSITQSQADYILEQLSLSIGLPLDMLKKEKFSMTNTDDFERDLVNFVLLKYDEFRHQIGAEDIQDAEKWIMLETIDQAWKQHMINIDHLKEGIGLRGNAQKNPLIEYKKEAFSMFEEMMRDVQADIVRHIFHIKPEMFDKRKLIERRERELDEMKMISGDNEKSDKQQEVAKRDEDKVGRNEPCSCGSGKKFKKCCGL
- a CDS encoding polyphenol oxidase family protein → MEKINRDSLFMFFGDKQHELSIKEIKESRFSLPLKTLVNGFGINNFIVLDQTHSAQGIMVEDITMQKSESWFEYQGDFLLTQKKDCALVVLTADCVPIILHDPITQTIGVVHAGWRGSAAGVVQNALAAMQERYGARLPDIQCFFGPSAQACCYNITEEFLQHFKKLDYGQKAFIKKQNTFYFDNGLLLREGLKKFGIRPENVYTDAGLCSICNVRFCSFRRDRELAGRQVTVVALR
- the ftsZ gene encoding cell division protein FtsZ, which encodes MIKFDTLHDNEHDDSFVKIKILGIGGAGGNTINSMKDFGLEGVSGYVAANSDMQALRQSKADCKIQLGVKATKGLGCGANPEVGRRATEEDLEQIMEQLGDADIVFIVAGMGGGTGSGGAPVVAKALKDRGILTIAVVTKPFVFEGRRRMNIAQEALETLKKEVDTLIVVPNEKLLNLVDRSTSMIESFEMINQLLMQSVKSVSSIISRSGHINVDFADLRAIMKGMGLAMMGTGSASGENRAVEAAKKAISSQLLENMDIKSARGVLLNICGGPNLSLHEINDAANVIYDESNKDAHIILGSVIDPTMGDEVVVSVIATGFSPAGIQAQAEKVVASVAQLPQEEKRLFTEPQLARIMAEDSNKSQDDSFEVPAYLRQQQGIDSK
- the ftsA gene encoding cell division protein FtsA yields the protein MAKVFHSLITSIDVGTTKISVLIAQKTSDDTVEILGIGKSPSDGLDKGVVVDVARTVQSIKRAVKEAELMAGCSISEAYVGISGSHIHSFNTHGAVPIKRSQVLPSDIQAVLTVAQAVPIEEGQKILHALPQYFMVDGKDRVVNPLGLHGVRLEAVVHVITGAVFSIQNLMKCCELAGVTVKDIVLEQLASAEGVLSPDERSLGVGVLDIGGGTSDFAIYQQSSIRYTKVFPLAGNYFTKDLAVGLRATLHDAERFKREHGFVGYMLQEHDEELEIESVQGNSVHKVSKQQAGYILHARALELFMLLQDDIKRSSLASMMTAGLVITGGGSLLVGIDELAKKMLGMPVRIGRPRVDCGFSEILNNPTHATGYGLLKYALRKDKQVGVNQMEGPMAQRVFTKMRSWVDKFF
- the rlmB gene encoding 23S rRNA (guanosine(2251)-2'-O)-methyltransferase RlmB; this encodes MKKNKSGKSTERSTEKYSDYVYGVHAALEVLQAKRRKVSMVYTTKIQVKSWGLIESLLPKHIQIQYVAREVLDNMSGTTEHQGIVLFVSPFPFEKSMFEAKKYPFIVVLDGVQDVRNLGAIMRSAYCTGVDGIVLCSKNSAPLTAAAIKSSAGLSEHARIFVAPSMGFVMQELKNRGYEIYLATLGVGENAATLEYKQPAALVIGSEESGISKEVLKSGTRILLPQRRADISYNASVAAGILMFLMGNQFHKIS
- the alr gene encoding alanine racemase; amino-acid sequence: MNHTTWIEIKKSALEHNINQYRLWLPKQTGIAPVVKANAYGHGLKEVSLIHEQSSHVTRLCVANTQEGVELRQHGVTKPILVLGFINTSLQDIAEHSLDMVVSDVQTIKALNKLGEKNSKKINIHLKIDTGLSRLGIMPEEFETYMNLIKSSSHVFLQGICSHLIEACNQDSVHEQEELLRPLTQEDVQIHTINSHGSLVSKYKYSFARIGAGLYGYLPEADPIKQQQLQPILSLKTRVIGLKTIPAGQTVGYGRTYTASKPATLAILGMGYYEGIDPDLANTGRVLIRGQFAPIVGRINMNYFTVDVTHIPQTKRHDIVTVLGQDGDNVLSAYDWRIGAKKNVRLFLARLNNSVPRIVVE